The nucleotide sequence AATAACAATCAGAAAACTAAAAAAGTAAAGTTATGGCAGATACAAGTGATGGATTTATTTATGGACTGGACGTCCTGAAATTCAAAGGAAAGGTCTTCGGCTATATCTCGGAAGACGGCCTGACTGCCGGAGGAACCGAACCGACCACGACTCAGGTCAGAGCGGCTCAAAAACGAAACGCGGTGGTTAAGACCCTGTTTACAACTCCGGGAAGCAAGCAATTTACCTTCGTTCTTATCCAGCTAAAGGGAGAGAACTTTAAGGATGTATTCGGAGGCGAGGTCGATGCGGATGGTGTTTACAGCGCTCCGGCAATGGAAGAAATCCAGGAAGGAGATGCGGTAATCGAATGTGCTTCCGGTCATACGATCGACATTCCGAAGGCTTCGCTGGTCGGTAATCTGGCTCAGGCGATCAACCTGGCTCAAACCCTGGCTGTCTCCTGTACCATGGAGATACTGATTCCGGATGATGGCGGGTCTCCATTCCAGATCTACCCTCCGGGACAAACGCCTCCTGAAGGATAAAAGATGAAGAAAGAGGAGCTGTTGGCTTCCGAACTACTTTTAGACCTGGGCGTTGCGATCCCTGTTCGCCCGCTCAGGTTTTTAAGTAAAAAGAAGTCTCGAAAGGTATTGATCCGGAGACCGTACATGGGAGGGCTTATACGTTTCTCCCGGATATATTTGAAGATGGGAGTAAGCTCGGAAGAGATAAAAAAGTATAACCCGGACGAGATGATGGAGTTTATGACTAATCATGGACACAGCGTCAGCCGGATGGTAGCCGTAAGTATTGTAAGGGGATTTTTCTCCTATATATTATTCGGCAACCTTGTAGCCTGGTGGCTGCGCTGGCAGGTTCATCCTTTATTTCTTGCTGAAGCGGTAATCCAATTAATCGACCATACGAATCTCGACCCTTTCAAAAATATTATCATCTCGGCGGACAAGATAAATCTGATGAAGCCAAGAATGAGCCATGGAAAAGAAAACGGGAGTTAAAGACCGGCCGGATGGAAGGTTCCCATAGCCCGTTCGGATTCGTCTGGCAGATAGCGACAGCCACCGGCTGGAGTATCAACCGGATACTTTGGAAAATTCCTTATCCTACATTAATGCTGATGATAAAGGATATTCCAAGGTATGTTACGGAAGAAAACAAAAATCCGGGACAAAGGAAAAACCGGAATACGAATAAACAAAAAACAAAAGGACAAAGCGCTCTGGACTTTTTCCAGACACGATTGACAGATAATGGCAAGGGCGGTTGAAATAGAATTTTTAATGAGGGATCGGATGACTCCCGGAATGCGGCGGGCGTATAACGAGGTTGTCGGTCTTGACAAAGAGATCGACAAACTGGGTGATACGACCGACCGTGTAACTGCCGGTATGGGAAAATCATTCGGGAACCTTGGCGGTGTTGTCGGAGGAGCATTGTCTTTCGCCGGTGCTTCTGCTTTTGTAAGCAAGATATTCGATATTAGGTCTGCCTTCCAGGATACGGAAAGCAGTATGACGGTTTTCCTCGGATCGGCGGAGAAGGCTTCGAAATTCATGCGGGAATTACAGGATTATGCCTGGTACAATATGTTTGAATTTTCCGACCTGACCGAAGAAAGTAAGAAACTCTTAGCCTTCCGCGTCGATGTGGAAGATGTTATTTCTGTTATAGATCAACTGTCCAATATCGCTGCGGGAGTCAAAAAGCCTCTCTCGGAATATGTCGATCTTTATACCAAAGCAAAAAGTTTGGGAAAACTGGAAGCTTCCGATATAGAGAGCTGGGGACAGCGGGGAGTTGTTATCATGGATACCCTGAAAGACATGGGTGTTGAAGTCGATCGTTCTTCGGTTAAATTTGAACATCTTGAAATGGTATTGAAGAATCTGACTTCTACCGGAGGCATGTTCGACGGATTGATGGCAGAACAAATGAGTAACCTGTCGGCCAGCTACGGTCAGTTACAAGACGACATTACCAATATGTTCAATGAATTGGGCGAGAAGTATCAGGATGTAATGAAAAGCGGTATCGAAGTCGGAAGCTGGCTCATTGCAAACTACGAACAGATCGGCCGGACGATCATGGAACTGGTCGGTGTTTATGGAACTTACCGTGTCGCTTTGGCTGCTGCAACTGCCGCCGAGTATTTTCGTTATCAGGCGACATTGGCCGGGATGGCCGGAATGACAAAGATGCAGGCCATTACCGATGTATTGCGCGCCAAGACAGCCGCATTAAACAAAACCATGCTGGCTAATCCTTATGTTCTTGTTGCCGCCGGGATCGCAGCTCTCGCCTATGGCACATACAAACTTATCACCTACCAGACAGAAGCCGAAAAGGCACAAAAGCGTCTGAATGATGCCCTGAAGGAAGCCGAAAAAAATTCCCTTTCCGAACAAAGAGAACTCGCCAGACTGAAGGGAGAGCTTTCGGCATTGACGAAAGGAACCGACCAGTACAATGAGGTTAAGGATAAGATCATTAAAAACTTCGGAAAATACTATTCCGGTCTTGAACAGGAGATAGAAGCGGTCGGATTAACCGAGGCCGCTTATAATAAATTAACAGAAGCCATAACCCGGTCATTCGGCGCCCGGCAGTATGAAAAGTTCACGCAGGAACAAACAGGCAATCTCGAAGAGACAATGTCCAAGAACCTGGGGAAAATTCAGGATAGATTGATTGATAAACTTGGAGAAGAAGCCGGAACCAAATACTATACAAAAATCAGAAATTCCCTATTGAATGGAGATTTAGGGATTTCAGGAACTAACTTCTATGATATTTCAGGATTGGAAGATGAAACCCGAAAAGCGCTGGATCAAGTCTCCGGAAGAGGAAATTTCGTTTCCAACTTTGCCATTGAAGGCTATATAAGGGAAATTATAAAAGCACAAGAACTGACCGATGAATTAGACAAAAAAGCAAGAATCAAATTTGGCATTGAGGATGTGACTCCATCCATTACCGAAAATAATTCGGAAGCGGCAAAGTCTTTTGATAATATCTCCGATGCTGTTTCGGATACAACTCAAAAGATCGAAAAGCTAAAAAAAGAAATTGCCGATTTGCGGAGCGGAGATATACAAGTCGAATCCGGATCGCTGACAAAAACACTGGAGGAAAAAATCAAAGAACTAAAAACGGCTGAAGATAAACTGGCCTTACTAACCGGTAAAGACAGTAAAACGATAAAAGCGGGACAGTCCGCTCTGGATAAGGAAAAAAAGCAGGCTCAAGAGTCGGCCGAATTAAGAAGGAAGATCGCTAACGATGAGATCCGGGAGGCGATCGAAAAACAAAGCCGTGAATTGGATAACGAGCAGGCTTTATTGAATATTCAGGAAGATGGTTTCGAGAAGCGCCAAAAGCAGGCGGAGCTGAACCATAAAAAGAACTTGTTGGCAATCGAGAAAAGGACACAGGAACTGATCGAAAAGCAACAGGAGACAGAGAAGAACGCCTGGAAACTGGAAGGAGAGAAAGGAACATTCGTCCCCACTACCATAACAGCAAATGACCTGTATAAGAACAATCCGGAAGCGAAAAAAGAAATCGATGAGAGTCGCTCTACTGCCAATGCGGTTTACAAAGCCGAAACGGATGCCCTGTATAAGGAACTACTGGATAAATACAAAGATTACGCACGTCGGCGTCGGGAAGTAGAAGAACAATTCCAGGAGGATATAAAAGCACTCAACGAACTTCCGGACGATAATGAGTACAAAGCGGATACTATTAAAGAAGCCGAAAAACAACGAAAAGAAGCCATCAAGTCGATAAACGAAGAGGAAGCTTCCGAAATAAAGAAGACTTCCGATTTGTTTATCCGTCTCTTTGGGGATGCTTCGACCCAAACCGTAAAAGAGATCCGCCGGGTAATCGATGAAGTCCAGGCATTATACGACTACCTTTCCACGACTTCGGATGAAGACCTGACCGATAATTTCGGATTTACGGCAGAGCAGCTTCGCAGTTTTAAAGGAGATGCCGAGCAACTGAAAGCCATCCTGGACGGATTGATTGCCAAGAAAAAAGAACTGGCCGAGAAAAGCGAGTTTGAAGCTTTCTCTCAAAGTATAAGCGATGCCCTCAAGAAAATAAACAAAGGAGGACGTGAGAATATCGGAGAGGGCATTGCCGATATCGGATCGGCCATCTCCGGGATCATGCCTTCGGTTGAAAAGTTCGGCCAGGACATCGGATCCATCTTCGGGGAAGATACGGCAGACGATATCAAAGTGATTACCGATCTTTTGGGGGCTACCGTCGAGGTCGGTACCGGAGTCGGAAAGATTATGTCCGGCGATGTGATCGGAGGGATAACCGATGTTGTCTCCGGATTGACCAAAGTTTTCTCCATGGCATCGGAAGCGGAGAAAAGACACAGGCAGGCATTGGAGGATATTGCTTCGCGCCGGTTGGATTTGCAAAGGCAATATAATCTACTCCTTCTTGAACAAAACCTTTTGCTCAAGGAGGCGTCGACCGTCTTCGGGGAAAAAGAAATTACCAAGGCGGCCAATGCACTAAAGAACTATGAGGAAACAATCCGACAGCTTCAGGAAGAGATGCGAGGAGATGCTCCGGGTGAATTCTTACGTATTTTTGGTTCCAAAGAGTATGAAAAACAACTCAAGGCATACAATGATGGAATCAAAGGCCTTCAGGATGCCCAGATCGTAACCGGACATAAAAAGACCGGTCTTTTCGGTTGGGGAAAAGGGAAAGATACATACTCCAGTATTTTGGATGTATATGACGATGTGATCGATGCGGAAGGTCGGATCAATACCCAGCGGATCCAGACAATTTTGGATACCCAGAAAATGAATGATGAGACTCGGGCTTATCTCGAAAACTTATTGGCGCTGGAGGAACAGGCCGAGGCGGCAGCCGAAGCCTTGCGGAGTTATCTCCAGGAAACATTCGGGGTATTAGGAGAAGATATTATCTCTTCTATTACTTCCGCTATTATGGATCAGGGCATCGATGCCTGGGAGGAGTTCGGAAAGTCCGGGGCAAAAGTTATCGAGGCGCTGGGAGAACAGCTGGCATACGAACTGTTCTTTGCTGATAAGTTTGCCAAACTTCAGGCCGACCTGGAAGCGATCTATTCGGACACTTCCGATCCCGAGGAGATAGCACGCCGGCAAATGGCTCTTATCGGTAATTTTTATTCTACGATCGACGATGAGATGGCAGCCGCTCAAGACTTCCTGGAGCAATGGAAAAAGAATGCGGCTGACCAGGGCTTTGACCTGTGGTCAGATGATTCTTCCTCCCAGAGTGGAAAGGCCGGAGCCTTTACCACCATGACACAAGACCAAGCGGGAAAGCTGGAGGGATTATTCACCTCGGTTCAGAACCATGTGGCCAGTATGGACGATAAAATGAGTGATTTAAGCGAGGCTATGTACGATTCGGTTGATCTGCTTGGAGAGATCAGGGATAACACCGGCACTGCGGCCGCTGAGTTAAAGACAATCAGGGAGGACATTAAAGCAATAATCAGGGACGGACTAAGAATGAAATAAGATGGAAATACTGGAAGGATTATTATTTATCAACGATACGGATGTGTATCTTCAGTATGGAGCTTTCCTGACGGAAGACTCCCCTGGAAGTTTTAGTAATTATTCCGAACTTTTGAAGCCGGCAAAGATGAAACCTTATACGGCGGTTGACTTTCGGGAAGAGGATGGGGAGAAACTTCCCGATGTACTTCCCGATCCGGCCTATGAACCTCGGGATGTAACATTATATTTTGCCATTCTGGCCAATACGGCTGCCGTTTTTTTATCCCGGTACTCCGCTTTTCTCGGCCTGCTTAAATCGGGTTGGCTTAATATCCGATTGCCTGAACTGAATAAGACCTACCGGATGTATTACAGGGAATCGTCTGCCTATGACCAACTCACTCCCATCGACGGGAAAGTGGCTGCAAAATTCAAAGTAATATTCCGGGAGCCGGTACCGGAGAACTAAGAGTGAAAAACTAAGAACTAAAAGTTATGAAATTGGAAATCAAAAATAAGAACGGAGAAGTAAAAGCGATCGTATCGCCTTCGGATAATTCGGTATTGACACATGCCGCCATGGGCGAGCATGTGCTTTCCTTGTCTTTTGTTCTGACTGAGTATATACAGTTGGATGTGGACGATAACATTTTGTTCCTGGGGAAAACTTACAAACTGCTTGAGATATACCATCCTACCATGAAATCCCTTCAGGAGTGGTCGTATGATCCGAAATTCTATGGGGTGGAGTCGGAACTGAAAAGGGCATTGGTACTGAAAACGGTCGACAATGAATTTGACCCGGTATTTCCACTGACCGCTCCGGCCAGGGAACATCTCGCCCTCATCGTTGAAAACATAAACCGGATAAAGAATAGGACAGACTGGAAAGTCGGGGAAGTGATAGCAAGCGAAAATGTTGTTATTTCTTACAATGGTACCTACTGTTATGATGCCCTGACTGAGTTGGCGAACCAGCTGGAGACGGAATGGTGGGTAGAGGGAACGACAATAAATCTGACTCGCTGCGAGTTCGGCAATCCGATAACGCTCGGATATAATAACGGGCTGACAGGGCTTTTGAAAGACGGGAACGATAACGCTAAGTTTTTTACCCGGCTTTATCCGATCGGAAGTTCCAGGAACATCGTAGCTTCGGATTACGGATCATCCCGGCTCCAGCTCCCGGGAGGACAGAAATACGTCGAACAAAATCTTCAGTTCGGTATTATAGAACATTTTGAAGAATCGGCTTTCTCCCATATCTATCCGCGCCGGGTTGGTACCATCAGTTCTGTCCGGACGGAAGAGCGTACCGGAGAGGAAGGTAATCCTTTTACTGTATATTTCTTTAAGGATTCATCTCTGAACTTCGATCCGAACGATTACGAAATAGCCGGACTTATTAAGATGGTTTCTTTCGAATCCGGAGAGCTTCTCGGGCAAAAAGACTTTGAAGTCAATTACTATTCAAATTCTCAGGAGTTTGAAATCATCAATCAGTATCCGGAAGGATTCGGTCAGTTACCGGGAGGGTCGCTTATTCCAAAGCCAGGAGACGAATATATCCTTTATAACATTAAGATGCCCGGGGAGTATTATCCGTTAGCTGAAGCGGAATACAAAGAGGCGGTCGATGCCTATATGGAGAAATATAACTTAGACAAATCCATATATAAAGGGGACACCGATTATATTGAAATCCTGATCCGTAATCTGGTAGACCTGAAGATCGGCCAGCGAATTAATCTTCAAAGTTCCCGATACTTCCCGGAGACCGGTTCTCGGATCAGCCGGATAACCGAAATATCCCGGAAGGTTAATCTTCCGAGTCAGATGACGCTTAGCTTCTCGGATGTGATTGCCAAAGGGACATTAGAAAGTCTTCAGGAAGGGATAAGCGAAGCGATGAACTATGCCCGGTCGAATGCTTCATCGCTTCCGGATATTATCAGAAGTTGGGAGGGTACCGAGCCGACAGACTATAACCTTTTCTCTGCTCTTAAATCAATCCGGGAGTTTCTATCGAAGAATAATGATGATACGGCGCGCGGGCTGATCACTTTCCTAAAAGGGTTGGAAGTAGGTGATTTTCATTCCGGTTTCCTCGGATCCGGAGCAGCTATCACAGTTGATGAAGATGGTATCACAACGGCTGAAGTAGATAAATTGATTGTCCGCCGGTATGCTAAGTTCTTTGAACTCATAATCGAACGTTTGAGTCATATCGGAGGGCAGTTGATTATTTCGCCGGCGCGGATGATCTGTACGGAAGTAGAGGAATTAGTTGCCTCTTACAGGTGTTACTTCGATACCGGAGAGAATGGGGAGTTTGTCCAGGAATTCGTAGCGGGAGACCAGGCACGCTGTCAGGTGTGGACTGGATCCGGAACGAAATACTACTGGAGGCTTGTTACCGGTACCGGAAGCGATTACATTGACTTATCCAAAACGGATGCTGATTCCGGATCGGACATTCCGGTAGCCGGGGATCATATCGTCCAACTGGGGAACCGGGACAATACAGAACGGCAAAACGCTCAGATACTCTCTTCCTTCGGGGAAGATGCACCCAGCTACAAACAATACTCAGGTATCGACAGCTATTCGTTGGTCGATAAGTATGTAACCGGATTTACCAGCAAAGGAAACCGGATAGAGGGTCTGCTTAATATCCTTCCGGGAAGCCTGGGCTGGCAGAACCTGCAAGGCTTACCTGAAGAGATCGCTAAAGCAGCCGATATTGAAGTCGGCGCTGTCAACCTCGTCCGGAACTCGGCTTTCTCCGGAGACTATGAGAGCCGATACCTGAGACCGGATACTCAACTGGAGCCTGATACGGAAATGTTCAGCGGTAGTCTTACATTCTGGGAAGGGGATGCCATTGTGGAGGAAGACACAGAGAGCGCTTCCGGCTATTCCTGCTCGACTGTTACCAGGATATCGCAAGCGCTGTATCGCCCGCTTATCGATGGGGAACGCTATGTTCTATCATTCAAAGCCAAAGGTAATATTACAGCCAAGATCGGAACGGCTACCATGATGCAGTCGATAACCGGCGGATATGAACGGATCGGATTTCAGTTCGAAGCCCTTCAGGCTACCACAATAGAATTTTCCGGAGAGTTTGCGATCTGCGAAATACAGCTGGAGCGCGGAACGATTCCGACGGCCTGGTCAGTTTCGCCTTATGATAATGACAAGTCGCTGGTTCAATATGAATCACTCCGGTACATGTCCGATGCTATTAAAGGAATGACTCAGATACTGGGAGGTCTGATACTGACATCGATGATTCAACTCGGAAAGTACAAGGACGGGGTACTGGAGAAGATTACAGCCGGTATGTCAGGATTGTATATGGATGACAACGATGTCGCTTTTTGGGGCGGTGGGACATTTGAACAGGCTATCCGGACAGTTATGACTTTCGCCAACGATCCGCGGAAGCAGCTGACGGATGACGAGTGGAAAGAGTTGGCCAATGTCGTGATAACTCATGGAGGCCGGGCGATACTCAATGATGCGATCTTCCGGGGAACGGTGTATGCCAGTTCAGGAGTATTTAAGGGACGCATAGAGGCTGATGAAGGTTATTTCGTGGGTCAGGTTGAGAGTAATAGCAATGGGAATAGAGTTAGGATTGACCCTTCAGGATTAGAGAAAATACGTCTGATTGCAGAATCAGGATATCAAATAGCTAATCTTGGTTTTTATTCTCAGATTGCGGGTCGGACTATGGGTCGGATTCAAGTACATGAGAGAAATGAAAATGGAGATTTGTTACGGACATTATCAATCACTCCGGATGGAATAAATATAATACAAGGAGCAAATATAATGACAATCAATTTTGTCGGAGGGGAAGCTCGTATTAATTGTAAGCTACCAACATCGGGATCAGGATTAGACTCTGGGTATTGGTGGTATGATAAAAACAAAGGAATACAAATAGTAGATTAATGCGGCCATGTATATTCATTTATCTCAGCAATACGAATTCCCTTGCCATCCAGTAATAGGGTGTTTTTGGTATTTTTTTTTAATCTCAAGGTTTTTTCAAGCCTTAGGTTACTATATTCACCATAGGAGTAAAATATATAAACTTCAGGAATATACTCGGATAGTATTACCTCTTCCGAAGGTATATTATTTTCAATGTTTCTTAATTGTTTTATCAGGATACATTTACCCTCATCGTCGTAATAACCGACTTTGGGTTCTGGAAAATTGGATGCGCCTTCTTTTGCTAAGAGGACAAAACTTGTATAGTCTTGCGAATCCCCTTCGTCATCGGAACAGGAAACGAATAGACAAACAGCCAATAGGAGATATATTATATTTTTCATGGGTTAAAAAGCTTAATCGGCTACAAATATAAGAAATTAATTAAAGCAAAAGATATGGACTTAAACAATATACCCTCTACCGGGAAATGGTCGGAAGCTTCTGCCGGCATCAATGAGAACTTCAATAAGGCGAATATTGAGATAGAGAAACTGAAGAATACAAGTGTCCGGGACAAAGGTTATTTCTCATCGGAAGCATTGTT is from Dysgonomonadaceae bacterium PH5-43 and encodes:
- a CDS encoding hypothetical protein (product_source=Hypo-rule applied), whose translation is MADTSDGFIYGLDVLKFKGKVFGYISEDGLTAGGTEPTTTQVRAAQKRNAVVKTLFTTPGSKQFTFVLIQLKGENFKDVFGGEVDADGVYSAPAMEEIQEGDAVIECASGHTIDIPKASLVGNLAQAINLAQTLAVSCTMEILIPDDGGSPFQIYPPGQTPPEG
- a CDS encoding hypothetical protein (product_source=Hypo-rule applied; transmembrane_helix_parts=Inside_1_84,TMhelix_85_107,Outside_108_157), whose product is MKKEELLASELLLDLGVAIPVRPLRFLSKKKSRKVLIRRPYMGGLIRFSRIYLKMGVSSEEIKKYNPDEMMEFMTNHGHSVSRMVAVSIVRGFFSYILFGNLVAWWLRWQVHPLFLAEAVIQLIDHTNLDPFKNIIISADKINLMKPRMSHGKENGS
- a CDS encoding hypothetical protein (product_source=Hypo-rule applied); this translates as MEGSHSPFGFVWQIATATGWSINRILWKIPYPTLMLMIKDIPRYVTEENKNPGQRKNRNTNKQKTKGQSALDFFQTRLTDNGKGG
- a CDS encoding ABC-type transporter Mla subunit MlaD (product_source=COG1463; cath_funfam=1.10.10.10,1.20.58.300; cog=COG1463; superfamily=46585,47170,58104; transmembrane_helix_parts=Inside_1_35,TMhelix_36_58,Outside_59_1416) translates to MTPGMRRAYNEVVGLDKEIDKLGDTTDRVTAGMGKSFGNLGGVVGGALSFAGASAFVSKIFDIRSAFQDTESSMTVFLGSAEKASKFMRELQDYAWYNMFEFSDLTEESKKLLAFRVDVEDVISVIDQLSNIAAGVKKPLSEYVDLYTKAKSLGKLEASDIESWGQRGVVIMDTLKDMGVEVDRSSVKFEHLEMVLKNLTSTGGMFDGLMAEQMSNLSASYGQLQDDITNMFNELGEKYQDVMKSGIEVGSWLIANYEQIGRTIMELVGVYGTYRVALAAATAAEYFRYQATLAGMAGMTKMQAITDVLRAKTAALNKTMLANPYVLVAAGIAALAYGTYKLITYQTEAEKAQKRLNDALKEAEKNSLSEQRELARLKGELSALTKGTDQYNEVKDKIIKNFGKYYSGLEQEIEAVGLTEAAYNKLTEAITRSFGARQYEKFTQEQTGNLEETMSKNLGKIQDRLIDKLGEEAGTKYYTKIRNSLLNGDLGISGTNFYDISGLEDETRKALDQVSGRGNFVSNFAIEGYIREIIKAQELTDELDKKARIKFGIEDVTPSITENNSEAAKSFDNISDAVSDTTQKIEKLKKEIADLRSGDIQVESGSLTKTLEEKIKELKTAEDKLALLTGKDSKTIKAGQSALDKEKKQAQESAELRRKIANDEIREAIEKQSRELDNEQALLNIQEDGFEKRQKQAELNHKKNLLAIEKRTQELIEKQQETEKNAWKLEGEKGTFVPTTITANDLYKNNPEAKKEIDESRSTANAVYKAETDALYKELLDKYKDYARRRREVEEQFQEDIKALNELPDDNEYKADTIKEAEKQRKEAIKSINEEEASEIKKTSDLFIRLFGDASTQTVKEIRRVIDEVQALYDYLSTTSDEDLTDNFGFTAEQLRSFKGDAEQLKAILDGLIAKKKELAEKSEFEAFSQSISDALKKINKGGRENIGEGIADIGSAISGIMPSVEKFGQDIGSIFGEDTADDIKVITDLLGATVEVGTGVGKIMSGDVIGGITDVVSGLTKVFSMASEAEKRHRQALEDIASRRLDLQRQYNLLLLEQNLLLKEASTVFGEKEITKAANALKNYEETIRQLQEEMRGDAPGEFLRIFGSKEYEKQLKAYNDGIKGLQDAQIVTGHKKTGLFGWGKGKDTYSSILDVYDDVIDAEGRINTQRIQTILDTQKMNDETRAYLENLLALEEQAEAAAEALRSYLQETFGVLGEDIISSITSAIMDQGIDAWEEFGKSGAKVIEALGEQLAYELFFADKFAKLQADLEAIYSDTSDPEEIARRQMALIGNFYSTIDDEMAAAQDFLEQWKKNAADQGFDLWSDDSSSQSGKAGAFTTMTQDQAGKLEGLFTSVQNHVASMDDKMSDLSEAMYDSVDLLGEIRDNTGTAAAELKTIREDIKAIIRDGLRMK
- a CDS encoding hypothetical protein (product_source=Hypo-rule applied), producing MEILEGLLFINDTDVYLQYGAFLTEDSPGSFSNYSELLKPAKMKPYTAVDFREEDGEKLPDVLPDPAYEPRDVTLYFAILANTAAVFLSRYSAFLGLLKSGWLNIRLPELNKTYRMYYRESSAYDQLTPIDGKVAAKFKVIFREPVPEN
- a CDS encoding hypothetical protein (product_source=Hypo-rule applied; superfamily=49785) yields the protein MKLEIKNKNGEVKAIVSPSDNSVLTHAAMGEHVLSLSFVLTEYIQLDVDDNILFLGKTYKLLEIYHPTMKSLQEWSYDPKFYGVESELKRALVLKTVDNEFDPVFPLTAPAREHLALIVENINRIKNRTDWKVGEVIASENVVISYNGTYCYDALTELANQLETEWWVEGTTINLTRCEFGNPITLGYNNGLTGLLKDGNDNAKFFTRLYPIGSSRNIVASDYGSSRLQLPGGQKYVEQNLQFGIIEHFEESAFSHIYPRRVGTISSVRTEERTGEEGNPFTVYFFKDSSLNFDPNDYEIAGLIKMVSFESGELLGQKDFEVNYYSNSQEFEIINQYPEGFGQLPGGSLIPKPGDEYILYNIKMPGEYYPLAEAEYKEAVDAYMEKYNLDKSIYKGDTDYIEILIRNLVDLKIGQRINLQSSRYFPETGSRISRITEISRKVNLPSQMTLSFSDVIAKGTLESLQEGISEAMNYARSNASSLPDIIRSWEGTEPTDYNLFSALKSIREFLSKNNDDTARGLITFLKGLEVGDFHSGFLGSGAAITVDEDGITTAEVDKLIVRRYAKFFELIIERLSHIGGQLIISPARMICTEVEELVASYRCYFDTGENGEFVQEFVAGDQARCQVWTGSGTKYYWRLVTGTGSDYIDLSKTDADSGSDIPVAGDHIVQLGNRDNTERQNAQILSSFGEDAPSYKQYSGIDSYSLVDKYVTGFTSKGNRIEGLLNILPGSLGWQNLQGLPEEIAKAADIEVGAVNLVRNSAFSGDYESRYLRPDTQLEPDTEMFSGSLTFWEGDAIVEEDTESASGYSCSTVTRISQALYRPLIDGERYVLSFKAKGNITAKIGTATMMQSITGGYERIGFQFEALQATTIEFSGEFAICEIQLERGTIPTAWSVSPYDNDKSLVQYESLRYMSDAIKGMTQILGGLILTSMIQLGKYKDGVLEKITAGMSGLYMDDNDVAFWGGGTFEQAIRTVMTFANDPRKQLTDDEWKELANVVITHGGRAILNDAIFRGTVYASSGVFKGRIEADEGYFVGQVESNSNGNRVRIDPSGLEKIRLIAESGYQIANLGFYSQIAGRTMGRIQVHERNENGDLLRTLSITPDGINIIQGANIMTINFVGGEARINCKLPTSGSGLDSGYWWYDKNKGIQIVD
- a CDS encoding hypothetical protein (product_source=Hypo-rule applied) — translated: MKNIIYLLLAVCLFVSCSDDEGDSQDYTSFVLLAKEGASNFPEPKVGYYDDEGKCILIKQLRNIENNIPSEEVILSEYIPEVYIFYSYGEYSNLRLEKTLRLKKNTKNTLLLDGKGIRIAEINEYTWPH